The Chloroflexota bacterium region AGTGCCGCCGACGGTTGCGCCGACGAGAGCCCCGACGGTTGCGCCGACGGCAGTCCCAACCGTGGTTCCGACGGCAACGCCGATCAGAACACCGGTAACAACGGCGACGCCTGTTGTGGTGCCGACGCCGGTGCCCGAGGAGGACGAAGGCGGGAATACGGCAGTAGTCGTGACGGTGGTGGTCATCATCATCGCGGTACTCGCCCTTGGCGGCGGCTACTTCCTGATGAGACGCCGCAAGCCGTAACGGCACAGCGGAGAGAACGAGCGCTTAGAAGCCCCCGGCATATGCCGGGGGCTTCTTTCTTGACGCTGAGCCCGGCTTTCTAGAGAGGGACCCCCGGGCGCTGAAGGCCCCCGAAAGGGCGAGGCCGCGACAGCCTCCATTCGGGGCGAGGCAGATGGCCCTAGCCCAACGGTCTGCCACAGTCGCCCTGGGCAGGGGGCGGCCTCATGGAACCGTATCTTTTCACATGCCGGGCCAAAGAGGAGTCTACGGCTCAGGCGTTCCAAGCCGTTGCCGTCTGTTCATCAGGTCGCGCTGTGCTTCCCCAAGCAACTAAGAGGAGAGAGCGCCCCGGTATACGCATCTCAGAGGGCGAAGCGCAAGAGCCCCACGGTCAGCGCAGGGGAGGCGTCACTGCAGAGGCCAGAGAGGCCCCTACCTGGGCCTCCGAACTCGCGCAGAGGCCGTCAAGGGGAGGCCCTGAGATTTGGAAGAGGGCCGTGTGGGTTAGTCCTTCATCCCATCTGGCATATACGGGCAGGACCTAGCTGTGCAGATCAGGTTCGCGAGGCAAAAGAGAAGCCCCGGCCTGGATATCCAGGCCGGGGCTTTTTTCGAGGCTAGGCGGGGCGGTTATTCTTCGTCGTCGCGGCGGCGAGAGCCGAGTCGCCACTTGGCGAGGGCGAGACCGGGGACGACGAGGCCGAGGGCGAGCCAGCCGGCATCAACGGTGCCGGTGGCCTCTTTGGCGGCGCTGCAGCCACCGCCGCCCTTCTTTTCAGGGGTGGGGGTGGGCGGCACGGGGGTTGCGGTGGGGGGAACGGGGGTCGCCGTGGGCGGGCGAGGCGTTGCGGTGGCCGTGGGAGGGACTGGAGTAGCGGTGGGAGGCACGGGCCTAGCCGTGGCAGTTGGAGGCACTGGGGTGGCCGTGGGAGGGACTGGAGTAGCGGTGGGAGGCACGGGTGTCGCCGTGGGCGGCACGGGCGTGGCCGTGGGCGCCGGGCGAACGGCGGCGACGTTCACGGTAAAGACGCGGTTAGCGGAGAAGGTGAAGGTGGCGGGGGTGGCCGAGGCCTGATTAGGAACGCGGAGCGTGACAACCTGGCCTTCGAGGTTGCCGGAGGCTGTGATGTCTATGCGGTATTGGTTGGCCTGGAAGCCATCGCGGCCGGTGGTGGTGGAGCCGACGACGGCGTTGTTGAAGACTGCCTCGACGGTGGTGCCTGCGGGAGCCGGGTTGCCGTCAATCGTGACGGAGCCAGTGACGACGGTGACGCCACCCTGGGCCAGAACCGCAGAGCTTGCCAGGATTCCAAGGATAAGGCTCACTATGAGCGCCGTCCCAATGAGCAGTCGCAGACTCGTCCTGGTTCGCATAATTCGTCTCTCCTGGGTGGTTCCTCAAACGTTCAAAACAAAGTTTACTCGGTACAGGGTACACTACCTGTTATGGGAAATGCAATATGTCACGCAACAATGTGCAGCATCTATTTTGAGGCCGGAGTTAGGAAGATTCATGCCGGAGATTCCCGAGCTTAAGGCCATCGTGGCGGTCATCAACAGGACGATCGCCGGGCAGAAGGTCACATCGGCTGAAGTGCGCATCCCCGTTGTGGTGAGGAGGCCGCCGAAGGAGGAGTTCGAGCGGCTGTTGACGGGGAACAGGCTTACCAAGGCTGAACGCAAGGGGAAGTTTGTCCTTCTCCACTTTGCCAGCGGACACCTGATGGCGATCCACCTGATGCTGACGGGAAGGCTTCAGCTGGCGGAGAGAGGCAGCGCTGTCCCGAAGCGCACAGGGTGGCGCATGGGCTTTGAGAACGGGCGTGAGCTGCGCTACTTCGATGAGAAGGCGGACGGGAAGACGTACCTGACGCAGGAAGAGGCGCGCGGCGAGGTGCCGAGGCTGGAGGGAACGGGGATAGACGCGCTAGACCCCGCGCTGACGAAGGACGAGTTCTTGAAGCGCATCAAACGCTACCCAGGGCAGATTAAGAACACGCTGACGAACGACGCCTTTATCACCGGGATAGGAAATGCCTATGTGGATGAGATCCTGTTCGAGGCGCGGATCTACCCATTCACGTGAAGCCGGGAGCTGACGCCTGAACAGCTTGGCAGGCTGTATGAGGCTATCCACACAGTGTACGCCTGGGCTATCCCGATCGTCGCGGACCGGATGGGTGAGACGATCAATGAGAAGGTGCGCGACTTCCTGAAAGTGCACCGCAAGGGGGGCCAGCCGTGCCCGAGGTGCGGGGCGACGATAGCGGAAATCGAGCCGAACGGACGCATCACGAGCTACTGCCGAACGTGCCAGCCCGGAGGCCTGTTCAAGTAGCCGGTTTTCTCGATTGACGAACCCCTTGGAATCTAGTACTATTTTCGTTCGTGAAAGGTGAATAGCTCTTATCGAGAGAGGCAGAGGGACGCAGGCCCTGCGAAGCCCGGCAACCAGCCCTAATTAAGGGTATGGTGCCAAGTCCACCCGAGGCGAGACCGAGGGAGGATGAGAGCAAGCTGACGGATCGTCACGAGTCTCTCCCCTGCGAGAGATTTTTTTATGCCTATCAACAGCATCGAATGGAAGAATGGCAGCGTGCGGTTGCTCGACCAGACGCTGCTCCCGCAACAGCAGGTCTACCTGGATATCAGCGACTATCGCCAGCTCATCGAGGCGATCAAGTCGCTCAGGGTGCGGGGCGCGCCGGCCCTGGGGGTAGCGGCGGCGTACGGCATCGCTCTAGGGGCCCGGACAGTGAGGGCTACAGACAGGGCACTGTATCTGAAGAAAGTGCAAGCCATCGCTGACGAGATCGTGGCCGCGCGGCCGACGGCGGTCAACATGGCGTGGGCGGCCCGGCGGGTGATTCAGGCCGCATCAAGAGAGAAGACGGCGGCCACGATACAGAACGCCATCGAGCGGGAGGCGCGGGCGATACAGGAGGAGGACCTGAAGGCGAACGAGACGCTGGGGGGACACGGAGCCAAGCTCATCGGCAACGGGTCCACGGTGCTGACGCACTGCAACACCGGAAGCCTGGCGACGGCGGGGTACGGGACGGCGCTGGGGGTCATCCGCTCGGCGCGGGCGCAGGGGAAGATCGCCGGGGTCTACGCCACAGAGACGCGCCCGCTGCTCCAGGGAGCGCGCCTGACGGCGTGGGAGCTGCAGCAAGACGGGTGCGATGTGACGCTGATCACCGATTCCATGGCGGGGCATTTCCTGAGCTCCGGCAGGATCGCCTGCGTCCTTGTAGGGGCGGACCGCATCACAATGGAAGGCGACGTGGCGAACAAGATCGGGACATATTCGCTGGCGGTGCTGGCGAAGGAGAACCGCGTGCCTTTCTATGTAGCCGCGCCGACGAGCACGATTGACCCGAAGCTCAAGCGGGGGAAGGATATCCCGATCGAAGAGCGTAAGAGCGAGGAAGTGACCGGCTTTGGAGGCGTGCGGACGGCCCCCGCGGGCGTTCGCGCCGCGAATCCGGCCTTCGATGTAACGCCGAACCGCTATATCTCAGCAATCATCACGGAAAAGGGCGTGGCGAAGCGCCCATACGCCGCCAGCCTAAAGCGGATGCTGGCGGCCTAATCGGCAGGAGAGGCATGGCACAACCACAGGCGGAAATCGCGGTCATCGGCGGCTCCGGGCTCTACCAGATGGCCGGACTCGAGCAGGTGCACGAGGTAAAGGCGAACACGCCCTTCGGATCGCCGAGCGACGCGATCATCGTCGGGACGCTGGAGGGGAAGCGGGTGGCGTTCCTGCCGCGCCACGCTCGGGGGCACAAGCTCAACCCCACGAACGTGCCGTACCAGGCAAATATCTTCGCGCTCAAGCTGCTGGGCGTGCGGCAGATCATCTCCGTGAGCGCCGTGGGGAGCCTGAAGGAAGAGATACGGCCACTGGATATCGTCATCCCAGACCAGATCATAGACAGGACGCGCCTAAGAGCCAACACCTTCTTTAGCAACGGCCTTGTGGTGCATGTCGCCTTCGCCGATCCATTCTGTGGGGACCTCAGCAAGACGTTGCACCGCGCCGCTTCCCAGGACGGGGCGCGGGCACACAAAGGGGGAACGTACATCGCCATGGAGGGGCCGCAGTTCTCCACGAAGGCAGAATCGCACCTGTACCGCTCCTGGGGGGCAAGCGTCATCGGCATGACGGCGCTACCGGAGGCGAAGCTGGCCCGGGAGGCAGAGATGTGCTACGCAACGGTGGCCTGCTCCACGGACTACGATTGCTGGCACCCCGGGCATGAGAGCGTGACGACACAGATGGTGATCGAGAACTTGGGGAAGAACGTGGAGCGCTCCAAGAGCATCGTTCGGCGCGTGGTGGCGAGCATCTCCCCAGGGCGCTCCTGCTCATGTCACAGCGCCCTGGCGACAGCCATCATCACGGCACCAGACCACATCCCGGCGGGCGTCAAGAAAGAGCTTGCGCCGCTCATCGGCAAGTACATCAAGTAAGCGAGAGGAGAGACGACGATGACGAGCAAAGGACCTCAAGAGCCGTTCAAGCGCATCACCGTGGACGAGGCGAAGCGCATGATTGACACCGGGAAGTATGACGTGGTGGATGTGCGGCAGCCCCATGAGTGGGAGAAGGGCCACATCAAAGGGGCCAAGCTTATCCCCGTGGACGCGCTGTATGAACGCATCGGTGAGGTGAGCAAGGAAAAGGAAGTGATCTTTTACTGCGCGGCGGGGGTGCGGAGCGCGCTGGCATGCGAGATCGCGGCGGCGATGGGCCTGACGAAGCTCTACAACGTCGAGGGCGGGATGGGGGCCTGGAAGGCAAAGGCTTACCCGTTCCTGACAGGCAAGTAGCCACATTCAACCTCAAAAGAAAGCAGGCACACTTTGGCAACAGGCGATGTAAAGAACGTCAAACTTTCGAAGGACGGGGTAAAGCGGATCGAGTGGGCCGGGCGGGAGATGCCCGTGCTGCGCGAGATCCAACAGCGCTTTGCCAAGCAGAAGCCGCTACGCAACCAGCGCATCGCGGCATGCCTCCATGTGACCACGGAGACCGCGAACCTGATGCTTGTGCTCCAGGCGGGAGG contains the following coding sequences:
- the mtnA gene encoding S-methyl-5-thioribose-1-phosphate isomerase, which codes for MPINSIEWKNGSVRLLDQTLLPQQQVYLDISDYRQLIEAIKSLRVRGAPALGVAAAYGIALGARTVRATDRALYLKKVQAIADEIVAARPTAVNMAWAARRVIQAASREKTAATIQNAIEREARAIQEEDLKANETLGGHGAKLIGNGSTVLTHCNTGSLATAGYGTALGVIRSARAQGKIAGVYATETRPLLQGARLTAWELQQDGCDVTLITDSMAGHFLSSGRIACVLVGADRITMEGDVANKIGTYSLAVLAKENRVPFYVAAPTSTIDPKLKRGKDIPIEERKSEEVTGFGGVRTAPAGVRAANPAFDVTPNRYISAIITEKGVAKRPYAASLKRMLAA
- the mtnP gene encoding S-methyl-5'-thioadenosine phosphorylase, with product MAQPQAEIAVIGGSGLYQMAGLEQVHEVKANTPFGSPSDAIIVGTLEGKRVAFLPRHARGHKLNPTNVPYQANIFALKLLGVRQIISVSAVGSLKEEIRPLDIVIPDQIIDRTRLRANTFFSNGLVVHVAFADPFCGDLSKTLHRAASQDGARAHKGGTYIAMEGPQFSTKAESHLYRSWGASVIGMTALPEAKLAREAEMCYATVACSTDYDCWHPGHESVTTQMVIENLGKNVERSKSIVRRVVASISPGRSCSCHSALATAIITAPDHIPAGVKKELAPLIGKYIK
- a CDS encoding rhodanese-like domain-containing protein; amino-acid sequence: MTSKGPQEPFKRITVDEAKRMIDTGKYDVVDVRQPHEWEKGHIKGAKLIPVDALYERIGEVSKEKEVIFYCAAGVRSALACEIAAAMGLTKLYNVEGGMGAWKAKAYPFLTGK